A part of Neodiprion pinetum isolate iyNeoPine1 chromosome 4, iyNeoPine1.2, whole genome shotgun sequence genomic DNA contains:
- the Ras64B gene encoding ras-like protein 2 — MSRPGDRQSYAQTYKLVVVGGGGVGKSAITIQFIQSYFVTDYDPTIEDSYTKQCVIDDTPAKLDILDTAGQEEFSAMREQYMRSGEGFLLVFSVADHSSFDEMFKFHRQILRVKDRDEFPMLMVGNKADLDHQRTVSMEEAQNLARQLKIPYIECSAKLRMNVDQAFHELVRIVRKFQLSERPPLKPNYKMSKKCCVL, encoded by the exons ATGTCAAGGCCAGGTGACAGACAGAGCTATGCGCAGACCTATAAATTGGTGGTCGTGGGCGGGGGTGGTGTTGGAAAATCAGCAATAACGATACAATTCATTCAA AGTTATTTCGTCACCGACTACGATCCTACCATCGAAGACTCGTACACGAAACAGTGCGTCATCGATGACACACCAGCCAAACTCGACA TCTTGGATACCGCTGGACAAGAAGAATTCAGCGCAATGCGAGAGCAGTATATGCGTAGCGGCGAAGGTTTTCTTTTAGTATTTTCCGTCGCCGATCACTCGTCTTTCGATGAGATGTTCAAATTCCACCGACAAATTCTCAGGGTTAAAGACCGGGACGAGTTCCCGATGCTAATGGTTGGCAACAAAGCTGATCTGGACCATCAGAGAACC GTTTCCATGGAAGAGGCGCAAAACTTGGCAAGGCAGTTGAAAATCCCATACATCGAATGCAGCGCGAAACTGAGGATGAACGTCGATCAAGCCTTTCACGAGCTAGTCCGAATTGTCCGTAAGTTCCAGCTCTCTGAACGACCGCCGTTAAAGCCGAATTATAAGATGTCGAAGAAGTGTTGCgttttgtaa